In a single window of the Hoyosella subflava DQS3-9A1 genome:
- a CDS encoding substrate-binding domain-containing protein, whose translation MVVPLQGPAGLFGPSCEALSALGAHELNARGGLLGREVELEIIDGGGRPADVADHVRRLADEGVIDAVSGWHISSVRHALAPVLAGRIPYAYTSLYEGGEHRTGIYCCGETPREQIGPALEWLRDNLGTRRWMIVGDDYVWPHLSASAVHHYAHDLGLTILNETFVHLGRSDMRELIARVAALQPEGVLMLLVGQDAVEFNRAFARAGLHDSIVRFSPLMEENMLMASGTDATIGLFVAAAYFRSMIGANSLELVSRYTSLHGVHAPALNNAAESCYEGIQTLATLVERAGSLEISRLDAVVDGAGYDGPRGPVEFRGSQGSQRVHLAVANGVDFDVITTL comes from the coding sequence ATGGTCGTGCCCCTTCAGGGCCCGGCTGGGCTGTTTGGCCCGTCGTGCGAAGCTCTGTCGGCCCTCGGCGCGCATGAGCTCAACGCTCGGGGCGGGCTGCTCGGTCGCGAGGTCGAGCTCGAGATCATCGACGGTGGTGGGCGGCCAGCCGATGTGGCGGACCACGTCCGGAGACTTGCTGACGAAGGGGTCATCGATGCGGTGAGTGGATGGCACATCTCATCGGTCCGCCATGCGCTCGCGCCAGTACTGGCAGGGCGCATCCCCTATGCGTACACCTCCCTCTACGAGGGCGGGGAGCACCGAACTGGAATCTACTGTTGCGGCGAGACACCGCGCGAACAGATCGGCCCCGCGCTTGAGTGGCTGCGGGACAACCTGGGCACGCGCAGGTGGATGATCGTCGGCGATGATTATGTCTGGCCCCATTTGTCGGCCTCGGCAGTCCATCACTACGCCCACGATCTCGGGCTGACCATTCTCAATGAAACGTTCGTTCACCTCGGACGCAGTGACATGCGCGAGTTGATCGCACGCGTGGCCGCCTTGCAGCCCGAGGGTGTGCTGATGTTGCTTGTGGGGCAGGATGCCGTCGAGTTCAATCGAGCCTTCGCACGAGCCGGTCTGCACGATTCGATCGTGCGCTTCAGTCCGCTGATGGAAGAGAACATGCTGATGGCCAGCGGAACAGACGCCACCATCGGCCTCTTCGTCGCCGCCGCGTATTTCCGGTCGATGATTGGCGCCAATTCTCTTGAACTGGTCAGCCGATACACATCTCTGCACGGCGTCCATGCTCCAGCGCTCAACAACGCGGCCGAATCGTGTTACGAGGGCATCCAGACCCTCGCCACGCTGGTGGAACGTGCTGGGTCACTTGAGATCAGCCGGCTCGACGCAGTTGTGGATGGTGCTGGCTACGACGGGCCACGCGGCCCCGTCGAGTTTCGCGGCTCGCAAGGAAGCCAGCGGGTTCATCTCGCCGTAGCGAATGGCGTGGACTTCGACGTCATTACGACGCTCTAG
- a CDS encoding MarR family winged helix-turn-helix transcriptional regulator has product MLHRLAKVRAKAAEALMQSESLSFDQWLVIEALALAGSRSAEGRTMAEVQHATQVSGPTLTRVVDKLVMRAFLYREVDPADRRKVRVHLSDRGADLYARLADLLAADESEWLGSEALDRESRENIARITDTVEA; this is encoded by the coding sequence GTGCTCCACCGACTGGCGAAGGTACGCGCGAAAGCGGCGGAAGCACTTATGCAATCGGAATCGCTCAGCTTCGATCAATGGCTCGTCATCGAGGCGCTGGCGCTAGCGGGAAGCAGGTCCGCCGAAGGGCGGACGATGGCCGAGGTTCAGCATGCGACACAGGTGTCGGGTCCGACACTTACGCGCGTGGTAGACAAGCTCGTCATGCGCGCTTTTCTGTATCGCGAAGTCGACCCCGCGGACCGCCGGAAGGTGCGCGTACATCTCAGTGACAGGGGAGCGGACCTCTATGCGCGCCTCGCGGACCTGCTGGCGGCGGACGAGAGTGAATGGCTGGGCTCGGAAGCACTTGACCGAGAGTCTCGAGAGAACATTGCCCGCATAACCGATACGGTAGAGGCGTGA
- a CDS encoding isochorismatase family protein produces the protein MTRETKKALIVVDVQNDFCEGGSLAVAGGAAIAGEISSLVTDTLETEIGYDTIVATRDYHIDPGDHFSDNPDFVDSWPVHCKVGTEGAEFHPDLDLQHVEAVFSKGAYTAAYSGFEGATADGKSLADWLRQHGVEAVDIVGIATDHCVRATALDAAREGFAARVLLDYTVGVSPETIDRALTELRDNGVTTAGSVGGSLK, from the coding sequence ATGACTCGCGAAACGAAGAAGGCGCTCATCGTCGTCGACGTCCAGAATGACTTCTGTGAGGGCGGCTCGCTCGCCGTGGCTGGCGGGGCGGCGATCGCGGGCGAGATCTCGTCCCTCGTCACCGACACCCTCGAGACCGAAATTGGCTACGACACCATCGTCGCTACCCGCGACTATCACATCGACCCTGGCGACCACTTCTCTGACAACCCGGATTTTGTCGACAGCTGGCCGGTGCACTGCAAGGTCGGCACCGAGGGAGCAGAATTCCACCCGGATCTTGACCTGCAGCATGTCGAAGCAGTCTTCTCGAAGGGCGCGTACACGGCTGCCTACTCAGGCTTCGAAGGGGCGACAGCTGACGGCAAGTCGTTAGCCGACTGGTTACGTCAGCACGGCGTGGAAGCTGTCGACATCGTCGGCATTGCGACAGATCACTGCGTGCGAGCCACCGCGCTCGACGCGGCGCGCGAAGGGTTCGCCGCACGTGTCCTGCTCGACTACACCGTCGGGGTCAGCCCGGAAACAATCGATCGTGCCCTGACCGAACTCCGCGACAACGGTGTAACCACAGCCGGGTCCGTTGGTGGCTCGCTGAAGTAG
- the ctaD gene encoding aa3-type cytochrome oxidase subunit I → MTAVAPKPDLDRPYPPRHKPKGSLIYDMMTTTDHKLIGMMYLTTSFFFFLVGGVMALLMRAELAVPGLQFLSNEQFNQLFTMHGTVMLLLYATPIVFGFANVILPLQIGSPDVAFPRLNAFSYWLYLLGALIAVSGFVTPGGAADFGWTAYTPLSTAIHSPGPGGDLWIMGLAVGGLGTILGAVNMITTVVCLRCPGMTMFRMPIFTWNILVTSVLVLLAFPLLTAALLGLFADRQLGANIYDPANGGVLLWQHLFWFFGHPEVYIIALPFFGIVSEIFPVFSRKPIFGYTGLVYATLAIAALSIAVWAHHMYATGAVLLPFFSFMTFLIAVPTGVKFFNWIGTMWKGHLTFETPMIFSLGFLVTFLFGGLSGVLLASPPLDFHVTDSYFVVAHFHYVLFGTIVFATFAGIYFWFPKMTGRMLDERLGKWHFWTTFIGFHTTFLVQHWVGNEGMPRRYADYLPGDGFTTLNTISTIGAFILGASTIPFIWNVFKSIRFGEVVSVDDPWGYGNSLEWATSCPPPRHNFYELPRIRSERPAFELHYPHMIERMRDEAHVGPGHGHKSNELVEADRHAPPPYRPVAKPEEEK, encoded by the coding sequence GTGACCGCCGTAGCGCCCAAGCCGGATCTGGATCGGCCGTACCCGCCCAGGCATAAGCCGAAGGGTTCCCTGATCTATGACATGATGACGACAACCGATCACAAGCTGATCGGGATGATGTACCTGACTACATCATTCTTCTTCTTCTTGGTCGGCGGCGTTATGGCGCTGCTTATGCGTGCCGAGCTTGCTGTGCCGGGCCTGCAGTTCCTTTCGAACGAGCAGTTCAACCAGCTTTTCACCATGCACGGCACCGTTATGCTGCTGCTCTACGCAACGCCCATTGTGTTCGGCTTCGCGAACGTGATCCTCCCGCTGCAGATCGGCTCGCCCGACGTCGCGTTCCCGCGTCTGAACGCATTCAGCTACTGGCTGTACCTCCTCGGCGCGCTGATCGCCGTGAGCGGTTTCGTCACTCCTGGCGGCGCGGCTGACTTCGGCTGGACTGCGTACACCCCCCTGTCGACCGCGATCCACTCACCTGGCCCAGGCGGTGACCTGTGGATCATGGGTCTGGCTGTCGGTGGTCTGGGCACCATCCTGGGTGCCGTCAACATGATCACCACGGTCGTGTGCCTCCGCTGCCCGGGTATGACGATGTTCCGGATGCCCATTTTCACGTGGAACATCCTGGTCACCAGCGTGCTGGTCCTTCTCGCGTTCCCGCTTCTCACCGCCGCACTGCTCGGGCTCTTCGCTGATCGCCAGCTAGGAGCGAATATCTACGATCCGGCGAACGGTGGAGTGCTGCTCTGGCAACACTTATTCTGGTTCTTCGGTCACCCGGAGGTCTACATCATCGCGCTGCCGTTCTTCGGCATCGTGTCTGAGATCTTCCCGGTGTTCTCCCGCAAGCCGATCTTCGGCTATACCGGTCTGGTCTACGCAACCCTCGCGATCGCGGCGCTGTCCATCGCGGTCTGGGCGCACCACATGTACGCAACGGGTGCGGTACTGCTGCCGTTCTTCAGCTTCATGACATTCCTCATCGCGGTGCCTACCGGTGTGAAGTTCTTCAACTGGATTGGCACGATGTGGAAGGGTCATTTGACCTTCGAAACGCCGATGATCTTCAGTCTCGGCTTCCTCGTCACCTTCCTCTTCGGTGGTCTCTCCGGCGTCCTCCTCGCGAGCCCGCCGCTCGACTTCCACGTCACGGACTCGTACTTCGTTGTCGCGCACTTCCACTACGTGCTGTTCGGCACCATCGTGTTCGCGACGTTCGCCGGCATTTACTTCTGGTTCCCGAAGATGACGGGCCGTATGCTCGACGAGCGCCTCGGCAAGTGGCACTTCTGGACAACCTTCATTGGCTTCCACACCACCTTCCTCGTGCAGCACTGGGTTGGTAACGAAGGCATGCCGCGGCGCTACGCGGACTACCTTCCGGGCGATGGCTTCACCACCCTGAACACAATCTCCACGATTGGTGCCTTCATCCTCGGAGCCTCGACGATCCCGTTCATCTGGAACGTCTTCAAGAGCATTCGCTTCGGCGAGGTTGTGTCGGTGGATGACCCGTGGGGTTACGGCAACTCCCTGGAATGGGCGACCAGCTGCCCGCCGCCGCGGCACAACTTCTACGAGCTTCCCCGCATCCGGTCCGAGCGTCCTGCGTTCGAACTGCACTACCCGCACATGATCGAGCGGATGCGTGACGAAGCCCATGTGGGCCCCGGCCACGGCCACAAGTCCAATGAACTTGTCGAAGCTGACCGCCACGCTCCGCCGCCATACCGACCGGTAGCGAAGCCTGAGGAAGAAAAGTAG
- a CDS encoding dihydrofolate reductase, producing the protein MRMIWAQSRGRVIGNQGAIPWHIPEDMAHFRDTTQGCPVIMGRSTWDSLKPKFRPLPGRDNIVVTRQSDWAAEGAIVAHSLPEAFEEANRKAWVMGGSQIYAEALPYASLAVVTEVDIDVPGDAFAPELDDSWTLESADPAKGWHTSTNGHRYRYLRYVRPV; encoded by the coding sequence ATGAGGATGATCTGGGCCCAGTCGCGCGGCCGGGTTATCGGCAACCAGGGAGCGATACCGTGGCATATTCCGGAGGATATGGCCCATTTCCGGGACACCACCCAGGGCTGTCCCGTGATCATGGGGCGGTCGACGTGGGACTCGCTCAAGCCCAAGTTCCGGCCCCTCCCGGGCCGCGACAACATCGTCGTCACGAGACAGTCGGACTGGGCAGCTGAGGGCGCCATCGTGGCGCACTCGTTGCCGGAGGCTTTCGAGGAAGCGAACCGCAAAGCCTGGGTGATGGGCGGCTCGCAAATTTACGCGGAGGCGTTGCCGTACGCGAGCCTGGCTGTCGTCACCGAAGTCGATATCGACGTACCGGGTGACGCGTTCGCCCCGGAGCTCGACGATTCGTGGACGCTCGAATCGGCCGATCCAGCGAAGGGCTGGCATACCTCAACGAACGGCCACCGGTACCGCTACCTCCGCTACGTCAGACCGGTCTGA
- a CDS encoding thymidylate synthase, producing the protein MTGPFAAIPTPYEDLLRDVLESGEPKPDRTGTGTRSVFGRQLRYDLTQGFPLITTKRVHLKSVVYELLWFLRGESNVRWLQEHGVTIWDEWAREDGELGPVYGVQWRSWPTPDGRHIDQISQVVESIRDAPHSRRHLVSAWNVGEIENMALPPCHAFFQFYVAGGKLSCQLYQRSADLFLGVPFNIASYALLTEMVAQQTGYQPGEFIWTGGDCHIYDNHVEQVTRQLERDPYPYPALKFARKPTTLFDYDYDDIIVENYRHHPPIKAPVAV; encoded by the coding sequence GTGACTGGTCCCTTCGCTGCCATCCCCACCCCTTACGAGGACCTGCTGCGTGACGTGCTCGAAAGCGGCGAACCCAAGCCCGATCGCACCGGCACCGGAACGCGCAGTGTCTTTGGCCGTCAGCTTCGATATGACCTAACTCAGGGCTTCCCGCTGATCACGACCAAGCGTGTACACCTCAAATCGGTTGTCTACGAACTCTTATGGTTCTTGCGCGGGGAATCGAACGTGCGCTGGCTCCAGGAGCATGGCGTCACAATCTGGGATGAGTGGGCACGGGAGGATGGTGAGCTGGGCCCGGTTTATGGCGTCCAGTGGCGTTCCTGGCCGACCCCGGATGGTCGCCATATTGATCAAATATCTCAGGTTGTCGAGTCGATCCGTGACGCGCCACATTCACGGCGGCACCTCGTCTCGGCATGGAATGTCGGCGAGATCGAGAACATGGCGTTGCCGCCCTGTCACGCGTTCTTTCAGTTTTACGTCGCCGGCGGGAAGCTCTCATGCCAGCTGTATCAGCGCAGCGCGGACCTATTTCTTGGCGTGCCGTTCAATATCGCGAGTTACGCGTTGCTCACCGAGATGGTGGCTCAGCAGACCGGCTACCAGCCCGGGGAATTCATCTGGACGGGCGGCGACTGTCATATCTATGACAACCACGTAGAGCAGGTGACGAGGCAACTTGAGCGTGACCCATATCCGTACCCGGCGCTGAAGTTTGCCCGGAAGCCGACGACGCTCTTCGATTACGACTATGACGACATCATCGTCGAGAACTATCGGCACCACCCGCCGATCAAGGCGCCGGTAGCAGTCTAG
- a CDS encoding ABC transporter substrate-binding protein: MLSNSRTCRAVISALAATALLTGCGTSPEAAPTAQSSDGQFPRTVEHYMGETEISAEPLRIAGLDSSYADAVLLLESELVAYTDYRQPGLPEYLGEDREKFGTTAESIGELNSPSVEKLAALEPDLIVSAAVRHEDLYDQFSAIAPTVFSQTTGPTWKENIRLLAEALGKEDVADEKIREYEERARRIGEAINEKHGDPVVSIVRFAGEPTARLYRSTSFSGIVLEDAGLARPASQLEDPDDPTNIMNSISPENLHLAEADVIVVSTWNPGTDSEADEVREAAAQFINNPLWETLNGRKVDVRDDIWMTPVSIQGAHAILDNLAEMFDVDPQTP, translated from the coding sequence ATGCTTTCGAACAGTCGCACCTGCCGCGCTGTCATCAGCGCGCTCGCGGCGACAGCGTTGCTCACCGGATGCGGCACCTCGCCTGAAGCCGCGCCCACCGCGCAGTCGTCTGACGGGCAGTTCCCCCGCACTGTTGAGCACTACATGGGCGAAACGGAAATATCCGCGGAACCTCTTCGTATTGCCGGCCTCGACTCCAGCTACGCGGACGCTGTGCTGCTGCTCGAATCCGAACTCGTCGCGTACACTGACTATCGACAGCCCGGATTGCCGGAATACCTTGGCGAAGACCGCGAGAAATTCGGGACCACGGCCGAGTCGATCGGCGAGCTCAACTCCCCCAGCGTCGAAAAACTGGCCGCGCTCGAGCCTGACCTCATCGTTTCCGCGGCCGTCCGTCACGAGGACCTCTACGACCAGTTTTCCGCGATCGCTCCTACCGTGTTTTCACAGACCACCGGGCCGACGTGGAAGGAAAATATCCGGCTCCTGGCCGAGGCACTCGGCAAGGAGGACGTCGCGGACGAGAAGATCCGTGAGTACGAAGAGCGAGCACGCAGGATCGGCGAAGCGATCAACGAGAAACACGGTGATCCCGTGGTTTCGATCGTCCGCTTCGCGGGTGAACCCACCGCGCGCCTTTACCGGAGTACCTCGTTCAGCGGAATCGTGCTCGAGGATGCAGGGCTCGCGCGCCCTGCCTCACAGCTCGAAGACCCTGACGATCCGACAAACATCATGAACTCGATCAGCCCGGAGAACCTGCACCTCGCCGAGGCTGACGTGATTGTCGTCTCAACCTGGAACCCTGGGACTGATTCAGAAGCCGACGAAGTGCGCGAAGCAGCTGCTCAGTTCATCAACAACCCGCTTTGGGAAACCCTCAACGGCCGAAAGGTGGATGTCCGCGACGACATCTGGATGACACCGGTGAGCATTCAGGGTGCGCACGCAATCCTGGATAACCTCGCGGAGATGTTCGACGTCGACCCGCAGACCCCGTAG
- a CDS encoding aminoacyl-tRNA hydrolase has translation MDHPVIDEGFAARHARLAALCSPQARMGARADPDDPAAVLAMQIVLHIPKRVPPARSGLLAAAAAASVAVCLDERVSEGGAWDEPVAAWMSSRIRKVARRARGAQWAAVQELDGVTSTVNGAQARAFVPGPVGALDSRLKRLQISGTDLENDTPGADQDDLPVLWVNSSLGMTVGKEAAQVGHASMLLAAALSTARVAKWASNDYACTVREADPGRWAQLLAAGGVVVRDAGFTEIAPGSPTVIACW, from the coding sequence ATGGATCATCCCGTTATTGATGAGGGCTTCGCGGCTCGACACGCACGCCTAGCCGCGCTTTGCAGCCCGCAGGCGCGGATGGGCGCACGTGCAGACCCGGATGACCCCGCCGCAGTGCTGGCCATGCAGATTGTTCTGCACATTCCGAAGCGAGTGCCACCGGCTCGCAGCGGCTTGCTCGCCGCAGCCGCCGCGGCCTCGGTCGCTGTGTGTCTTGATGAGCGTGTGAGCGAAGGCGGCGCGTGGGACGAGCCCGTCGCTGCCTGGATGTCCTCGCGGATCCGTAAGGTCGCGCGGCGCGCACGGGGTGCGCAGTGGGCGGCAGTTCAGGAACTCGACGGGGTGACCAGCACCGTGAACGGAGCTCAAGCGCGTGCGTTCGTCCCGGGCCCAGTGGGTGCCCTCGATTCGCGCCTGAAGCGTTTACAGATATCGGGCACCGATCTTGAGAATGACACTCCCGGCGCGGACCAGGACGATTTGCCGGTGTTGTGGGTGAACTCGTCCCTCGGCATGACCGTGGGCAAGGAAGCCGCGCAAGTGGGGCACGCTTCGATGCTGCTGGCCGCGGCGCTGAGCACCGCGCGTGTGGCGAAGTGGGCGAGCAACGATTACGCCTGCACGGTACGCGAAGCCGACCCTGGGAGGTGGGCACAACTGCTCGCCGCTGGTGGTGTTGTCGTCCGAGACGCGGGCTTCACCGAGATCGCTCCTGGCTCGCCTACCGTAATCGCTTGCTGGTGA
- a CDS encoding ATP-dependent DNA helicase: MTSPPVAAGSPAVLRTQSLLRRAVEALGGKERSGQLTMTSAVAHAIDTGEHLAVQAGTGTGKSLAYLVPGIAHAVQSGSTVVVSTATIALQKQLIDRDLPRLAEALKPALGRAPEFAILKGRNNYLCLNKLHNTPEDPDEGGGDGLFDPFAASRLGRDIRRLHEWAEETESGDREEVIPGVSDQAWRQISVTSRECLGVSRCPIGEQCFAERARVSASHADVVVTNHALLAIGALSEASILPDHDVVIIDEAHELVDRVTGAATAELTSASVIAAARKCVRLIEDAESDALHAVADDLDGLLENAPEGLWETLSPTAALVLSGLRDAAWTARTAIGPIRQGMATAEPEAAAARTNALALLDELHDTAVRVLEAYGEPDPARRRDVVWLNRDDRRGDVVRVAPLSVAGLLRSRLFAEATVILTSATLAIGGTFDALARNWGLPTQSGSSEPGPDPALASGKETPSDSSALRWTSLDAGSPFDHPRAGILYTARHLPPPGRDGLAPACLDEIAALVDAVGGRTLGLFSSMRAARAAADALQDRISTPILCQGDNSTGQLVRQFGADEATSLFGTLSLWQGVDVPGPSLSLVIVDRIPFPRPDDPLLRARQRAVEASGGNGFMTVAASHAALLLAQGAGRLLRSVDDIGVVAILDPRLATARYGNYLRASLPPFWQTTDRDVALGALQRIRARREL; the protein is encoded by the coding sequence GTGACTTCCCCACCCGTCGCTGCTGGCTCTCCCGCCGTGCTGCGCACACAATCGCTGCTCCGGCGCGCGGTGGAAGCGCTAGGCGGAAAAGAACGGTCCGGGCAGTTGACGATGACGTCCGCGGTCGCCCACGCCATCGACACTGGTGAGCACCTCGCCGTGCAAGCTGGCACGGGTACCGGCAAGTCACTCGCATACCTCGTTCCCGGGATAGCGCATGCGGTGCAAAGTGGTAGCACAGTTGTGGTGTCCACAGCGACTATCGCGCTTCAGAAGCAGCTCATCGATCGGGATCTGCCCCGTCTCGCCGAAGCTCTCAAACCGGCGTTGGGCCGCGCACCAGAATTCGCGATACTCAAGGGTCGCAACAACTACCTGTGCCTGAATAAGCTCCACAACACACCCGAAGATCCCGATGAGGGCGGCGGTGACGGTCTTTTCGACCCCTTTGCGGCCTCCCGGCTCGGGCGGGACATCCGGCGTCTGCACGAATGGGCGGAAGAAACAGAGTCCGGCGATCGTGAGGAAGTTATCCCAGGCGTCAGCGACCAGGCCTGGCGACAGATCAGCGTGACCTCCCGCGAGTGTCTTGGTGTCAGCCGTTGCCCAATCGGAGAACAGTGTTTCGCTGAACGGGCCCGCGTCTCCGCGTCGCATGCTGACGTCGTCGTCACCAATCATGCGCTCCTCGCGATCGGCGCCCTTTCCGAAGCCAGCATCCTCCCCGACCATGACGTCGTCATCATTGACGAGGCACACGAACTCGTTGATCGCGTGACCGGTGCCGCGACTGCTGAACTCACGTCAGCGTCCGTGATCGCGGCGGCCCGCAAATGTGTGCGGCTGATTGAAGACGCCGAATCGGACGCGCTCCACGCAGTGGCGGACGACCTGGACGGGCTCCTGGAAAATGCGCCGGAGGGACTGTGGGAAACGCTATCCCCCACAGCAGCGCTCGTCTTATCCGGCCTGCGCGACGCCGCATGGACCGCGCGCACGGCGATCGGCCCGATCCGGCAAGGCATGGCCACCGCCGAGCCGGAGGCAGCCGCCGCGCGTACCAATGCGTTGGCGCTGCTCGACGAGTTGCACGACACCGCGGTGCGTGTGCTCGAAGCGTACGGGGAGCCGGATCCGGCGCGACGACGCGACGTGGTGTGGCTCAACCGGGACGACCGGCGCGGCGATGTCGTGCGCGTCGCTCCGCTCTCCGTCGCGGGTTTGTTGCGATCACGGTTGTTCGCGGAAGCGACCGTCATCCTCACGTCGGCAACTCTCGCGATCGGCGGAACATTCGACGCGCTGGCACGCAACTGGGGCCTGCCGACGCAGTCCGGCTCCAGCGAGCCGGGCCCCGACCCTGCACTCGCGTCAGGCAAAGAAACCCCGTCCGACTCGTCAGCGCTGCGGTGGACCAGTCTGGATGCAGGTTCGCCCTTCGACCATCCCCGCGCAGGCATCCTCTACACTGCCCGCCACCTTCCCCCACCCGGCCGGGATGGACTCGCGCCCGCATGCCTCGACGAAATTGCGGCGCTCGTCGACGCGGTGGGCGGCCGGACGCTGGGCTTGTTTTCCTCCATGCGCGCCGCACGCGCGGCCGCTGACGCTCTTCAGGACCGCATCAGCACCCCCATCCTGTGTCAGGGCGACAACTCGACCGGCCAACTTGTGCGACAGTTCGGCGCAGACGAAGCGACCTCGCTGTTCGGCACGCTTTCGCTGTGGCAGGGCGTCGATGTGCCGGGGCCGTCACTATCCCTTGTCATCGTGGACCGCATTCCTTTCCCACGGCCCGACGATCCGTTGTTGCGCGCCCGTCAGCGCGCTGTCGAGGCTAGCGGGGGTAACGGCTTCATGACGGTCGCGGCCTCCCATGCTGCGCTCCTGCTCGCGCAGGGAGCGGGACGACTTCTGAGGAGCGTCGACGATATCGGTGTCGTCGCTATTCTCGACCCCAGACTCGCCACGGCTCGCTATGGCAACTACCTCCGTGCGTCACTGCCGCCGTTCTGGCAGACAACTGACCGCGATGTCGCCCTCGGTGCACTTCAGCGCATTCGCGCACGCCGTGAGCTCTGA
- the serB gene encoding phosphoserine phosphatase SerB, whose translation MSTPETTVLITVTGRDKPGVTSVLFGALSRHETNLLDVEQVVIRGRLTLGVLLTTPHDAEALQDEVEQAMASIGFNVDVEIGADPVGGRSLSTHAIVVLGRPVTARTFKVIARELARQGVNIDTIRGVADYPVTGLELQVSTPHGTHDDDLNLRQGLAELSVSEGVDIAVERGGLARRAKRLIVFDVDSTLIQGEVIEMLAAHAGREAEVRHVTEAAMRGEIDFTESLHQRVAALNGLDAAVIDEVASKLELTPGARTTIRTLRRLGFRCGVVSGGFRQVIQSLADELELDFIEANTLEIVDGKLTGRVLGHVVDRAAKAVALQTFADQRGVPIEQTVAVGDGANDIDMIQAAGLGIAFNAKPALQEVADASLTHPYLDAILFILGITRDEVEHADAAEGLMRRVPIL comes from the coding sequence GTGAGCACACCGGAAACCACGGTTCTGATCACGGTGACGGGCCGGGACAAACCTGGTGTTACGTCCGTCCTGTTCGGTGCGCTTTCGCGGCACGAAACGAACCTGCTTGATGTCGAGCAGGTGGTGATTCGCGGACGCCTCACGCTCGGGGTCCTGCTCACAACTCCGCATGACGCGGAGGCACTCCAGGACGAAGTCGAGCAGGCGATGGCCTCCATAGGATTCAATGTCGATGTGGAGATCGGGGCGGACCCCGTTGGCGGACGCTCATTGTCCACCCACGCCATTGTGGTCCTCGGCAGGCCAGTAACCGCTCGGACATTCAAAGTCATTGCCCGTGAGTTAGCCCGGCAGGGCGTCAACATCGACACGATCCGTGGCGTTGCTGACTATCCGGTAACCGGCCTTGAACTCCAGGTGAGCACACCACACGGCACCCACGATGACGACCTCAACCTTCGCCAGGGGCTCGCGGAACTCTCCGTTTCTGAAGGCGTCGACATCGCTGTCGAGCGCGGCGGTCTCGCCCGGCGCGCGAAACGCCTGATCGTTTTCGACGTGGACTCGACCCTGATTCAGGGTGAAGTCATCGAGATGCTCGCCGCTCACGCCGGCCGTGAGGCAGAGGTCCGGCACGTGACGGAGGCAGCAATGCGCGGTGAGATCGATTTCACCGAATCGCTGCATCAGCGAGTCGCCGCGTTGAACGGCCTCGATGCGGCAGTCATCGATGAGGTTGCGTCGAAGCTTGAGTTGACGCCCGGTGCACGGACGACAATCCGGACGCTGAGGCGACTCGGTTTCCGGTGCGGGGTGGTCTCCGGCGGTTTCCGCCAGGTCATTCAGTCCCTCGCAGACGAACTTGAACTGGATTTCATCGAAGCGAACACGCTCGAGATCGTGGACGGAAAACTCACCGGGCGCGTGCTCGGACATGTCGTGGATCGGGCCGCGAAGGCTGTAGCGCTGCAAACTTTCGCCGATCAGCGAGGAGTTCCGATCGAGCAGACCGTCGCCGTCGGAGACGGCGCCAACGACATCGACATGATCCAGGCAGCCGGCCTTGGAATCGCTTTCAATGCGAAACCGGCGCTGCAGGAAGTCGCGGATGCCTCGCTCACTCACCCGTACCTCGACGCGATCCTGTTCATTCTCGGGATTACGCGGGACGAAGTGGAGCACGCCGATGCGGCTGAAGGTCTCATGCGGCGTGTCCCCATCTTGTGA